One segment of Methanolinea mesophila DNA contains the following:
- a CDS encoding TIGR00266 family protein produces MKYEIKYRPSYSLLVVQLSPGEHIVAEAGALTYMQPAIEVKTRKREKGFWGSLGVSLVGGQSFFVNDYTATAGVGEAAFSAAPLGDIETMDVAPGKGFIIQKSAYIASEEGVDLDIQWQGFSKGLFGQGLFMIKVTGSGKLFINTFGAIDKHTLAPGEEMIVDNFHLVAFSDSCQYQVTKFGGLKETLLSGEGLVTRISGPGDVYIQTKNVREMADWLWTLIEPRVQAKAR; encoded by the coding sequence ATGAAGTACGAGATAAAATACCGTCCGTCCTACTCCCTCCTCGTGGTCCAGCTCAGCCCCGGGGAGCACATCGTCGCAGAAGCAGGCGCACTCACCTACATGCAGCCTGCTATCGAGGTGAAGACCCGGAAACGGGAGAAAGGGTTCTGGGGGAGTCTCGGGGTAAGTCTTGTAGGAGGTCAGAGTTTCTTTGTCAACGACTACACGGCGACCGCCGGGGTAGGGGAGGCCGCGTTCTCCGCCGCACCCCTGGGCGATATCGAGACTATGGATGTGGCCCCCGGCAAGGGGTTCATTATTCAGAAATCGGCGTATATCGCGTCGGAAGAGGGCGTCGATCTGGACATCCAGTGGCAGGGCTTCTCCAAAGGCCTCTTCGGGCAGGGGTTGTTCATGATCAAGGTGACCGGCTCGGGGAAACTGTTCATCAACACCTTCGGGGCGATCGACAAGCACACGCTGGCACCCGGTGAGGAGATGATTGTGGACAACTTCCACCTTGTCGCCTTCAGCGACAGCTGTCAGTACCAGGTGACAAAATTCGGAGGATTGAAGGAGACCCTGCTTTCCGGCGAAGGCCTGGTCACCAGGATCTCCGGGCCAGGTGATGTCTACATCCAGACAAAGAACGTGCGCGAGATGGCCGACTGGCTCTGGACGCTCATCGAGCCCCGGGTCCAGGCAAAGGCACGCTGA
- a CDS encoding tetratricopeptide repeat protein, with translation MGNGQEMLMEKARRLMDMGRHEDALLLYDRILEADPSNLKAWEFKGDIYYELGRHEEAIRCYDRILSLDPRNLIAIYKKGYTFRKIRRFAEAIATFDQALAIDPDYSYALNDKGYALNELARYDEAIACFDRSLSENPRNIRVLTARGIALRDSGRPEEALRCFDRALEFNAINAFVYYQKSVALHMLGREAEAEACIKMINFPWK, from the coding sequence ATGGGAAACGGGCAGGAGATGCTCATGGAAAAGGCCCGCCGCCTGATGGATATGGGCAGGCATGAGGACGCCCTCCTCCTCTACGACAGGATCCTGGAGGCCGACCCCTCGAATCTCAAAGCCTGGGAATTCAAGGGAGATATCTATTACGAGCTCGGGAGACACGAGGAAGCGATACGGTGCTACGACCGCATCCTGTCGCTCGATCCCCGGAACCTTATCGCGATCTACAAGAAAGGGTACACCTTCCGGAAGATCAGGAGGTTTGCGGAGGCGATCGCCACATTCGACCAGGCCCTCGCGATAGATCCCGACTACTCTTACGCACTGAACGACAAGGGATATGCCCTGAACGAACTCGCCCGGTACGACGAGGCCATTGCCTGCTTTGACCGTTCACTCTCAGAAAACCCGCGAAACATCAGGGTCCTCACCGCACGGGGGATCGCGCTCCGCGATTCGGGCCGACCCGAGGAGGCCCTCCGGTGCTTCGACCGCGCCCTGGAGTTTAATGCGATCAATGCGTTCGTGTACTACCAGAAATCAGTCGCACTCCATATGCTGGGGCGGGAAGCCGAGGCCGAAGCCTGCATTAAGATGATAAATTTCCCCTGGAAATAA
- a CDS encoding MFS transporter — MRDKKRVVLFIAALGSFLTPFDTSAVNIALPTIGKEFMLDAITLGWISTAYLLASAVFLVPFGKLGDLYGRKKIFLAGIGLFATASFVISLSLDPAMIIALRFVQGIGSAMIFGTSLAMLTSVYPREERGKAIGITIMCVYLGLSLGPTLGGYMTDILGWRSIFWVNIPLGIIVIAMTLRYLAGEWKDPSGGRFDLIGAVIYGLSLSSLTYGLSLGPVPAALGFLVLAGAGIAYFVYYELKAPYPVLEIRLFSGNRVFTFSNLAALVNYSATFAVTFLMSLYLQFGKGFSAEYAGLILVAQPLTQAIFAPLAGRLSDRIEPRYIATAGMTLTAVGLLSLTFLSVDTMLVFIVGSLLFLGMGFGLFSSPNTNAIMSSVHPRYYGIASGMVGTMRLVGQMLSMGVAMMVFAAIIGSVQITQEKIPEFIDSIHLSFMIFFLLCVFGIFASLVRGNMNRSIPGGGSVTPPPPGRPE; from the coding sequence TTGAGGGATAAGAAAAGGGTGGTCCTGTTTATTGCGGCCCTGGGCTCCTTCCTGACCCCGTTCGACACCTCGGCGGTGAACATTGCGCTCCCCACTATCGGAAAGGAGTTCATGCTCGACGCTATCACGCTCGGGTGGATCTCCACCGCGTACCTCCTTGCGAGCGCGGTCTTTCTGGTCCCGTTCGGCAAGCTCGGGGACCTCTACGGGAGGAAGAAGATCTTTCTCGCCGGAATAGGACTATTCGCGACCGCCTCCTTTGTAATCTCCCTCTCCCTCGATCCCGCGATGATCATCGCCCTCCGGTTCGTCCAGGGGATCGGGAGCGCGATGATCTTCGGGACAAGCCTGGCGATGCTTACGTCGGTCTACCCCAGGGAAGAACGCGGCAAAGCCATTGGGATCACCATAATGTGCGTCTATCTCGGGCTTTCACTCGGGCCCACCCTGGGCGGTTATATGACGGACATTCTTGGGTGGCGAAGCATCTTCTGGGTCAACATTCCCCTGGGAATCATCGTGATCGCCATGACCCTGCGCTACCTCGCCGGGGAATGGAAAGACCCCTCCGGCGGGAGGTTCGATCTCATTGGCGCGGTGATTTACGGACTTTCACTTTCTTCCCTTACCTATGGACTCTCGCTCGGACCGGTACCCGCGGCCCTGGGATTCCTCGTCCTCGCCGGAGCAGGGATCGCATACTTTGTATATTACGAGCTGAAAGCACCTTACCCGGTCCTTGAAATACGGCTCTTCTCAGGGAACAGGGTGTTTACCTTCTCGAACCTCGCCGCGCTGGTCAACTATTCCGCCACGTTCGCGGTGACCTTTCTGATGAGCCTCTACCTCCAGTTCGGGAAGGGCTTTTCGGCAGAGTATGCGGGCCTGATCCTTGTGGCCCAGCCGCTTACCCAGGCGATATTCGCCCCGCTCGCAGGCCGGCTCTCCGACAGGATCGAGCCGAGGTATATCGCCACCGCGGGGATGACGCTCACTGCGGTAGGCCTGCTATCCCTGACATTCCTCTCGGTGGATACCATGCTGGTATTCATCGTGGGGAGTCTTCTTTTCCTTGGAATGGGATTCGGTCTCTTCTCCTCTCCGAATACCAATGCGATCATGAGCTCGGTCCATCCCCGGTATTATGGGATCGCGTCCGGGATGGTGGGGACTATGCGCCTGGTCGGTCAGATGCTCTCCATGGGAGTTGCAATGATGGTATTTGCGGCGATCATCGGGAGTGTCCAGATTACCCAGGAGAAGATCCCCGAATTCATCGACAGCATACACCTGAGTTTCATGATCTTCTTCCTCCTTTGTGTGTTCGGGATTTTTGCCTCCCTCGTGCGGGGAAACATGAACCGGAGCATCCCCGGAGGCGGGAGCGTGACGCCGCCCCCACCAGGACGTCCCGAATGA